From a region of the Campylobacter sp. genome:
- a CDS encoding SAM-dependent methyltransferase, translating into MKFSDFFEGWLNESYYANGAKIGKSGDFYTAVSVGSFFGICIAREILRLSADFSATQELSLDAAASPIASRQNFAAACELNSDVALAEKPQNSAKIAIVEIGSHDGRLLCDIAQAIFTLGGAAALDKFSFAIIEPHERLRELQRASFAESFGDEIALKHFASAHEAKFKDAIFVANELFDAFKCEAVDGENMLFIESGAAKFAPIKEREILTLARRFGISRGEIPVGYFRFAREICASAQRFYFIAFDYGQMGASGDFSLRIYRNHEVFSFFEVKNLSDFHGKSDLTYDVNFEILRAAFEDVGAVTADFKRQIAALIDFGAVQLLELFMQKSGEKGYHNALLQFNHLRAEFGEKFKMIKFKKGL; encoded by the coding sequence GTGAAATTTAGCGATTTTTTCGAGGGCTGGCTAAACGAGAGCTACTACGCAAATGGCGCTAAAATCGGCAAGAGCGGCGATTTTTACACCGCTGTGAGCGTAGGGAGCTTCTTTGGGATCTGCATCGCGCGCGAAATTTTACGCTTAAGCGCGGATTTTAGCGCGACGCAAGAGTTAAGCTTAGATGCGGCGGCAAGCCCAATTGCATCGCGGCAAAATTTTGCGGCGGCGTGCGAGTTAAATTCAGATGTCGCGCTTGCAGAAAAACCGCAAAATAGCGCTAAAATCGCTATCGTAGAGATCGGCTCGCACGACGGGCGGCTGCTTTGCGATATAGCGCAGGCGATTTTTACATTAGGCGGTGCGGCGGCGCTTGATAAATTTAGCTTTGCGATTATCGAGCCGCACGAGCGCCTGCGCGAGCTACAGCGAGCGAGCTTTGCGGAGAGCTTCGGCGACGAAATCGCGCTAAAGCACTTTGCAAGTGCGCATGAGGCGAAATTTAAAGATGCGATCTTTGTGGCAAACGAGCTTTTCGACGCCTTTAAATGCGAGGCGGTGGACGGCGAAAATATGCTTTTTATCGAAAGCGGCGCGGCAAAATTTGCCCCCATAAAAGAACGCGAAATTTTAACCCTCGCGCGCAGATTCGGTATATCGCGCGGCGAAATCCCGGTCGGATACTTTCGCTTCGCCCGCGAAATTTGCGCTAGTGCGCAGCGGTTTTATTTCATAGCCTTCGATTACGGACAGATGGGCGCTAGCGGCGATTTTAGCCTGCGGATTTACCGAAACCACGAGGTTTTTAGCTTCTTTGAGGTGAAAAACTTGAGCGATTTTCACGGCAAGAGCGATCTTACCTACGACGTAAATTTTGAAATTTTGCGTGCTGCGTTTGAGGACGTGGGCGCCGTGACGGCGGATTTTAAAAGACAGATCGCGGCTCTCATAGACTTCGGCGCGGTCCAGCTTTTAGAGCTTTTTATGCAAAAAAGTGGCGAGAAGGGCTATCATAACGCGCTTTTGCAGTTCAATCACCTGCGCGCTGAGTTTGGCGAAAAATTTAAGATGATAAAATTTAAAAAGGGGCTTTGA
- a CDS encoding alpha/beta fold hydrolase, protein MRVLLRLCIIAACLYAAIAAGLYIFQERLIFLGEPLDKNFKFSFENSEFAGLVNAPESGEYLDIPTSATKNSASTSGVADENASVEGGVKESGSAAGEIKNKSAQTSAKRVGENTAQDVALGNNTNSAAIKFQEINIPFESGSINGLKFSAAEPKGAILFFHGNFGDVSGWGAYGADFAALGYDFYIFDYPGYGKSDGKISSQQQLFASADAMSRYVLAQHPPRKIAMIGYSIGSGIAAQQAAKWDAARLILLAPYFSFERLAHEKIPFVPKFLIRYKIPTAEFLQAARGTQITLIHGAADELIPVQHSNDLAGSLKAGDLFYEIAAAPHNGLLAMPGIWEILKKRLQ, encoded by the coding sequence ATGAGGGTTTTACTTAGGCTGTGCATTATCGCGGCGTGCCTTTATGCGGCGATCGCGGCGGGGCTTTATATCTTTCAGGAGCGGCTGATATTTTTGGGCGAGCCGTTAGATAAAAACTTCAAATTTAGCTTTGAAAATTCCGAATTTGCAGGACTTGTTAACGCTCCCGAGAGCGGCGAGTATTTAGACATACCGACGTCCGCTACGAAAAATAGCGCCTCTACAAGCGGCGTCGCGGACGAAAACGCTTCTGTGGAGGGTGGCGTAAAAGAAAGCGGCTCTGCAGCGGGCGAGATCAAAAATAAAAGCGCTCAAACTAGCGCCAAGCGCGTCGGCGAAAATACCGCTCAGGACGTCGCATTGGGCAATAACACAAACTCCGCTGCGATAAAATTTCAAGAGATCAATATCCCGTTTGAGAGCGGGTCGATAAACGGGCTGAAATTTAGCGCGGCAGAGCCTAAAGGCGCGATTTTGTTCTTCCACGGCAACTTCGGCGACGTGAGCGGCTGGGGCGCATACGGCGCGGATTTTGCGGCTTTGGGATACGATTTTTATATTTTCGATTACCCGGGCTACGGCAAATCGGACGGCAAAATTTCATCGCAGCAGCAGCTTTTTGCGAGCGCGGATGCGATGAGCCGTTACGTTTTAGCGCAGCATCCGCCAAGGAAGATCGCGATGATCGGCTACTCGATCGGAAGCGGCATCGCAGCACAGCAGGCTGCGAAGTGGGATGCGGCGCGGCTGATTTTGCTCGCGCCCTATTTTAGCTTCGAACGGCTTGCGCACGAAAAAATCCCCTTTGTGCCTAAATTTTTGATCCGATATAAGATTCCGACCGCGGAATTTTTGCAAGCGGCACGCGGCACGCAGATCACGCTCATACACGGAGCCGCAGATGAGCTAATACCGGTGCAGCACTCAAACGATCTTGCGGGATCTCTTAAGGCGGGCGATCTATTTTACGAAATAGCCGCCGCGCCGCATAATGGGCTGCTGGCAATGCCCGGTATTTGGGAAATTTTAAAAAAGAGGCTGCAATAA
- a CDS encoding TRIC cation channel family protein, translated as MSILEFTECVGIASAALSGFLFGVKKGCDWLGIFIAAFLTALGGGIMRDTLVSREIYSFTHYAPVTIVLAVSAVAIFAKLYENRDLEGKFLFILTDAIDVVSFSIVGAMVALSYNHNVFGVVLIAFCNGVGGGILRDVLLNEVPWFLHTGLYGTISMGVGLIYFVLDGLGLSGAFSVIILLVLGVAFRMVAYYKSWHLPKVEYKQ; from the coding sequence ATGAGTATTTTAGAGTTTACGGAGTGCGTAGGCATCGCTTCGGCGGCGCTTAGCGGGTTTTTATTCGGCGTAAAGAAGGGCTGCGATTGGCTTGGGATCTTTATCGCGGCGTTTTTGACTGCGCTTGGCGGCGGGATCATGCGCGACACCTTGGTAAGCCGCGAGATCTACTCATTCACGCACTATGCGCCCGTAACCATCGTGCTTGCGGTAAGCGCCGTAGCCATTTTTGCCAAACTTTACGAGAACCGTGATTTGGAGGGTAAATTTTTATTTATTCTAACCGATGCGATCGATGTCGTAAGCTTTTCGATCGTCGGGGCGATGGTTGCGCTAAGCTATAATCACAACGTTTTCGGCGTGGTACTGATCGCGTTTTGTAACGGCGTGGGCGGCGGCATCTTGCGCGACGTGCTGCTGAACGAAGTGCCGTGGTTTTTGCATACGGGGCTTTATGGCACGATAAGCATGGGCGTGGGCTTAATATATTTCGTGCTTGATGGATTGGGGCTTAGCGGCGCCTTTTCGGTGATTATTTTGCTGGTTTTGGGAGTTGCGTTTCGCATGGTAGCTTATTACAAATCTTGGCATCTGCCTAAAGTGGAGTACAAACAATGA
- a CDS encoding RidA family protein yields MQIISTPDAAQAIGPYSQAIKTGGLIFTSGQIALKPDGEFVAGGVEAQTRQVLQNLAAILKEAGATLQDAVKTTIFLADMGDFAAVNEIYAAAFGEHKPARSTVQVARLPKGALVEIEVIALARA; encoded by the coding sequence ATGCAGATCATCTCGACTCCCGATGCGGCGCAGGCCATCGGGCCGTACTCTCAGGCGATCAAGACGGGCGGACTCATCTTTACCTCAGGGCAGATCGCGCTTAAGCCTGACGGCGAGTTTGTCGCGGGCGGCGTGGAGGCGCAAACGAGGCAAGTTTTGCAAAACCTCGCCGCGATCTTGAAAGAGGCGGGCGCGACGCTGCAGGATGCCGTCAAAACGACGATTTTTCTGGCCGATATGGGCGATTTTGCCGCGGTGAACGAGATATACGCAGCGGCGTTCGGCGAGCACAAGCCGGCTCGCAGCACGGTGCAGGTCGCCAGACTCCCCAAAGGCGCGCTTGTGGAGATCGAAGTAATAGCGCTGGCTAGGGCTTAG
- a CDS encoding TSUP family transporter, translating to MELELWQFAVLFAAAFFGGFIDSIAGGGGLISLPALLAVGVPPHVAIATNRFQGSFGSFTAALNFIRKGYVDAAEILRGVVFTFIGGLVGAYVLLLVDAKFLNYLIPILLLALLLYMIFSPNLGEAPAKPKMSKKSFYAIFGLVLGFYDGFFGPGTGSFWTFALVGILGLYMKKAVAHTKVLNFTSNIVSLGVFIIGGQILWLVGAVMAVGQIAGSFAGSSLVMRCDVKFVRKMLLFVVAATILKLLYGLIAN from the coding sequence ATGGAGCTTGAACTTTGGCAGTTTGCGGTGCTTTTTGCGGCGGCATTTTTCGGCGGATTTATAGACTCGATCGCTGGCGGCGGCGGACTGATCTCGCTGCCTGCGCTGCTTGCCGTGGGCGTTCCGCCGCATGTAGCGATCGCCACAAATAGATTTCAAGGCAGTTTCGGAAGTTTCACCGCCGCTTTAAATTTCATCCGCAAGGGTTACGTCGATGCGGCGGAGATCTTGCGCGGCGTGGTTTTTACGTTTATCGGCGGACTCGTCGGCGCTTATGTCCTGCTTCTAGTCGATGCGAAATTCCTAAACTACCTCATTCCGATCCTGCTGCTGGCGCTTTTGCTTTATATGATTTTTTCGCCAAACCTAGGCGAAGCGCCCGCAAAGCCCAAAATGTCAAAAAAGAGCTTTTACGCGATTTTCGGGCTTGTTTTGGGCTTTTACGATGGGTTTTTCGGTCCCGGTACGGGCTCGTTTTGGACGTTTGCGCTCGTAGGAATTTTAGGGCTTTATATGAAAAAGGCGGTCGCGCACACGAAGGTTTTAAATTTCACCTCAAACATCGTCTCTTTGGGCGTTTTTATCATCGGCGGGCAAATTTTGTGGCTCGTCGGAGCGGTGATGGCAGTCGGACAGATCGCGGGCAGCTTCGCAGGCTCAAGCCTAGTGATGCGATGCGACGTAAAATTCGTGCGCAAGATGCTTCTATTCGTCGTTGCCGCTACGATTTTAAAGTTACTTTACGGACTGATCGCAAATTGA
- a CDS encoding NUDIX hydrolase, whose amino-acid sequence MDTTIKNFKISELKSSNFVKPFRLNFEMDGVARAWDCVKVHDSVSILLYHTQRDALLLVKQFRPSVWFYQEENLINSPEKGYTYELCAGILDKGISEEQTAIEEVLEETGYAVKDLRFITSYYSALGFAANRQILYFACIDESMKLGAGGGVDGENIELFYLPAAKAREFMFDEKIVRAPGLILAFQWFLSEFKA is encoded by the coding sequence GTGGATACTACTATAAAAAATTTCAAAATTTCCGAGCTTAAAAGCTCAAATTTCGTTAAACCATTTCGCCTAAATTTCGAAATGGATGGCGTGGCGCGCGCGTGGGACTGCGTCAAGGTGCACGATAGCGTCTCGATTTTGCTCTACCATACGCAGCGCGATGCGCTTTTGCTCGTCAAGCAGTTTCGTCCCAGCGTGTGGTTTTATCAAGAGGAAAATTTAATAAATTCGCCCGAGAAGGGCTACACCTATGAGCTTTGCGCGGGCATTTTGGACAAGGGTATCAGCGAGGAGCAAACGGCGATCGAAGAGGTGCTCGAAGAGACCGGCTATGCCGTGAAGGATCTGAGATTTATCACGAGCTACTACAGCGCCCTGGGCTTTGCGGCAAACCGCCAAATTTTGTACTTCGCGTGCATCGACGAATCTATGAAGCTAGGAGCCGGCGGCGGCGTGGATGGCGAGAATATCGAGCTTTTCTACCTGCCTGCAGCCAAAGCGCGAGAGTTTATGTTCGACGAAAAGATCGTGCGCGCGCCGGGGCTGATCTTGGCATTTCAATGGTTTTTGAGCGAGTTTAAAGCTTAG
- a CDS encoding acetylornithine transaminase produces the protein MNYLMDNFARVNVALVRGEGSIVYDEAGKDYVDFGAGIGVNCLGHANEIVLEAIGTQAAQIIHGSNIYRILPQEALAQKISELLGYRSYAVFCNSGAEANEAAIKMARKYGTVNFPNKKFEILTLRNSFHGRTLATLQATGQEKFHPEIFAPYMPGFKFFDDIEEIIAHIDENSVAVMIELVQGEGGIKPLDKASVQRLAAVLKEKKLLLITDEVQCGVYRTGEFATSQIYGIRPDIITFAKGLAGGVPIGACVAQQNIFAPGEHGSTFGGNFLATSTALAVLSQLQFLKASGKLDKTIKRFIKKLDGLAADYPSLIEKRVGLGLMQGLVLRDEKNLGEIFNKALQNGLLILKSGKRTLRFLPALNIKKPEIKEGFVRLRKSLDEIVRA, from the coding sequence ATGAACTATTTAATGGATAATTTTGCGCGCGTAAACGTAGCGCTGGTAAGAGGCGAGGGCTCGATAGTCTATGACGAAGCGGGCAAGGACTACGTGGATTTTGGCGCGGGCATCGGCGTAAACTGCCTGGGGCACGCAAACGAGATCGTGCTGGAGGCGATCGGCACGCAAGCCGCGCAGATCATCCACGGCTCAAATATCTATAGAATTCTGCCCCAAGAAGCCCTGGCTCAAAAGATTAGCGAGCTTTTGGGGTATCGCAGCTACGCGGTGTTTTGCAACTCCGGCGCGGAGGCGAACGAAGCGGCGATCAAAATGGCGCGTAAATACGGCACCGTAAATTTTCCTAATAAAAAATTTGAAATTCTAACTCTGCGAAATTCTTTCCATGGCCGCACGCTAGCGACGCTACAAGCTACCGGGCAGGAGAAATTTCATCCGGAAATTTTTGCGCCCTATATGCCCGGGTTTAAATTTTTCGACGATATCGAGGAGATCATCGCGCATATCGATGAAAATAGCGTCGCCGTGATGATCGAGCTAGTCCAGGGCGAGGGAGGTATCAAGCCTCTGGATAAGGCGAGCGTGCAAAGGCTGGCGGCGGTTTTGAAAGAGAAAAAGCTGCTTTTGATCACCGACGAGGTGCAGTGCGGCGTATATCGCACGGGCGAGTTTGCGACGTCGCAAATTTACGGCATCCGCCCCGACATCATCACCTTTGCCAAAGGGCTTGCGGGCGGCGTGCCGATCGGCGCGTGCGTGGCGCAGCAAAACATTTTCGCTCCGGGCGAGCACGGCAGCACCTTCGGCGGTAACTTTTTGGCGACCTCTACGGCGCTTGCGGTGCTTTCGCAGCTTCAGTTTTTAAAAGCGAGCGGTAAGCTTGATAAGACTATAAAAAGATTTATCAAAAAACTAGACGGGCTCGCTGCAGACTATCCTAGCCTGATCGAAAAGCGCGTGGGGCTCGGTCTGATGCAAGGCCTCGTGCTGCGCGATGAAAAAAACTTGGGCGAGATCTTTAACAAAGCCCTGCAAAACGGACTTTTGATCCTAAAATCTGGCAAGCGCACCCTTAGATTTTTGCCTGCGCTAAATATCAAAAAACCGGAGATCAAAGAGGGCTTTGTGCGCCTACGCAAGAGCCTGGACGAGATAGTGCGGGCGTGA
- a CDS encoding RsmD family RNA methyltransferase, which translates to MAKFSKSGGTLFTQISSGIYKGKKLALPALSSTRSTKSIVKGSFFDTWRVELRGAAFIECFGGSGAMALEALSNGAKNVYAIEKDAAAHKIMRKNFELFGLGANTILGDCFERLPQILHDLQADMNGRSGANSPNLSGNNFKNRTADAACYKNLSSEKEGCRKSFNSVERGEDGYRAEQSVEAQSGVKYLAKYGTRSSMYDRVQNSAQSGANGDYAGASSIKYCVNSLATDAMSFSKKFDDNCASEYNASGTETANCNLNLSSKCSESSNFGVNHGAGLDVSCEEKKSLNLGENFDSSCRKSLHSSANFVYDSRKNSTANSDGNFAASCKENSRPNVNLTRGSRKNFDVNSRENFACDLGESPAENSSESHTANSKENSISDPVRRVFVYLDPPFAIRQGFGEIYERVLALIARLGSVQCELLIAIEHMSELELPLKIGDFVLLKSRKFGTTTMSYYAK; encoded by the coding sequence ATGGCTAAATTTTCCAAATCTGGCGGCACGCTCTTTACGCAAATTTCAAGCGGCATCTATAAGGGCAAAAAGCTCGCTCTGCCCGCGCTTTCTAGTACGCGCAGCACGAAAAGCATCGTAAAGGGCTCGTTTTTCGATACTTGGCGGGTGGAGTTGCGCGGCGCGGCGTTTATCGAGTGCTTCGGCGGTAGCGGCGCGATGGCGCTTGAAGCGCTAAGCAACGGCGCAAAAAACGTTTATGCGATCGAAAAGGACGCCGCCGCGCATAAAATAATGCGGAAAAATTTCGAGCTTTTCGGGCTCGGCGCAAATACGATTTTGGGTGATTGCTTCGAACGACTGCCCCAAATTTTGCACGATCTGCAGGCGGATATGAACGGACGCTCGGGCGCGAATTCGCCAAATTTAAGCGGCAACAATTTCAAAAACCGCACTGCCGACGCCGCCTGCTATAAAAATTTAAGCAGCGAAAAAGAGGGCTGTCGCAAAAGCTTTAATAGCGTAGAGCGGGGCGAGGACGGATACCGCGCCGAGCAAAGCGTAGAAGCGCAAAGCGGCGTGAAATATTTGGCAAAATATGGCACGCGAAGCAGTATGTATGACAGAGTGCAAAATAGCGCACAGAGCGGCGCAAATGGCGATTATGCGGGCGCTTCTAGTATAAAATACTGCGTAAATTCGCTAGCCACGGATGCCATGAGCTTTAGCAAAAAGTTTGACGATAACTGCGCTTCGGAATACAACGCGAGCGGCACCGAGACCGCTAATTGCAACTTAAATTTAAGCTCAAAATGCAGCGAGAGCTCTAATTTTGGTGTAAATCACGGTGCGGGCTTAGACGTGAGCTGCGAAGAGAAAAAAAGCTTAAATTTAGGCGAAAATTTTGATTCTAGCTGCAGAAAAAGTTTACATTCAAGCGCAAATTTCGTCTATGATTCAAGAAAAAATTCCACTGCGAATTCTGACGGCAATTTTGCCGCTAGCTGCAAAGAAAATTCGCGCCCAAACGTAAATTTAACCCGCGGTTCAAGAAAAAATTTCGACGTTAACTCCCGTGAAAATTTCGCCTGCGATTTAGGCGAAAGCCCTGCTGAAAATTCTAGCGAAAGCCATACCGCAAATTCCAAAGAAAATTCCATCTCCGATCCCGTGCGCAGAGTGTTTGTATATCTGGACCCGCCGTTTGCGATCAGACAGGGCTTTGGCGAGATTTACGAGCGCGTGTTGGCGCTGATAGCGCGCCTGGGCTCCGTGCAGTGCGAGCTGCTAATCGCGATCGAGCATATGAGCGAGCTTGAGCTGCCGCTTAAAATCGGCGATTTCGTGCTGCTTAAATCACGTAAATTCGGCACCACGACGATGAGCTACTACGCAAAATGA
- a CDS encoding TIGR02757 family protein, which produces MKSLKQILDYYADLKNCDADLFGAPDPLQVAKGHRNDVVALICALFAYGSAAQILKFLRSLDFSLLDASDERIGAELAGKKYRFQSSRDVAEIFITLKWLKNSLSIEESVLCGMQKSGRIEDGINFLIGEIYRLNPYRSPGYEFFFGRGFSQKPTSPYKRYNLFLRWAVRDSDIDLGLYKKIEKSRLLIPLDTHTHKVSLKLGLIDRKSYDFEAVLQLTQSLRRFDPSDPIKYDFALYRLGQSGEIDKILPELAAN; this is translated from the coding sequence ATGAAAAGCTTAAAGCAGATTTTGGATTACTACGCCGATTTGAAAAATTGCGACGCGGATCTTTTCGGCGCACCCGATCCGCTGCAGGTCGCAAAGGGACATCGAAACGACGTCGTAGCGCTTATTTGTGCGCTGTTTGCTTACGGGAGCGCGGCTCAAATTTTAAAATTCCTCCGCTCGCTTGATTTTTCGCTTTTGGACGCGAGCGATGAGCGCATTGGTGCGGAGCTTGCGGGCAAAAAGTATAGATTTCAAAGCTCGCGCGACGTCGCTGAAATTTTTATAACTTTAAAGTGGCTTAAAAACAGCCTTAGCATCGAGGAGAGCGTGCTTTGCGGCATGCAAAAAAGCGGACGGATCGAGGATGGGATAAATTTTTTAATCGGCGAAATTTACAGATTAAATCCCTACCGCAGTCCGGGATATGAGTTTTTTTTCGGGCGCGGCTTCTCGCAAAAGCCCACATCGCCGTATAAGCGCTACAATCTTTTCCTACGCTGGGCGGTGCGCGACAGCGACATCGATCTGGGGCTGTACAAAAAGATTGAAAAATCGCGCCTCCTCATCCCGCTCGATACCCACACGCATAAAGTTTCGCTTAAGCTTGGGCTGATCGATCGCAAGAGTTACGATTTCGAGGCGGTTTTGCAGCTTACGCAAAGCTTAAGGCGCTTCGATCCGAGCGATCCCATCAAATACGACTTCGCGCTGTATCGTCTCGGACAGAGTGGCGAGATAGATAAAATTTTACCCGAATTAGCCGCAAATTAG